In Thermococcus sp. MAR1, a single window of DNA contains:
- a CDS encoding XTP/dITP diphosphatase, with protein MRLAFITSNPGKVEEARKYFEPLGVEVYQLKVEYPEIQADTLEEVALFGLEWLSRKIDEPFFLDDSGLFVEALKGFPGVYSAYVYKTLGVDGLLKLMEGVENRRAYFKSVIAYWDGEAHIFTGIVEGEIIHEKRGNMGFGFDPVFKPSGFDRTFAEMTTAEKNKISHRGGALKAFSEWLKENLK; from the coding sequence ATGAGGCTGGCGTTCATCACTTCTAACCCGGGAAAGGTTGAGGAAGCGCGAAAGTACTTTGAACCCTTGGGCGTTGAAGTTTATCAGCTCAAAGTTGAGTATCCAGAGATACAGGCAGATACGCTCGAAGAAGTTGCCCTCTTCGGCTTGGAGTGGCTGAGCAGGAAAATCGATGAACCGTTTTTCCTCGACGATTCTGGTCTCTTCGTTGAAGCTCTGAAGGGATTCCCTGGTGTTTACTCTGCCTACGTCTACAAGACCCTCGGCGTTGACGGCCTTCTGAAGCTCATGGAGGGCGTTGAGAACAGGAGGGCGTACTTCAAGAGTGTCATAGCTTACTGGGACGGCGAAGCTCACATCTTTACCGGTATTGTGGAAGGCGAGATAATCCACGAGAAGCGCGGAAACATGGGCTTCGGCTTCGACCCGGTATTCAAGCCTTCGGGTTTCGACAGAACTTTTGCCGAAATGACAACCGCTGAAAAGAACAAAATATCACACAGAGGTGGGGCTCTTAAAGCTTTTTCAGAGTGGCTAAAGGAAAACCTTAAATAA